taagtgtaaaattatgcacattggaaaaaataaacctaagtatacatacaatatgatgggggctaatttagctacaactaatcaggaaagagatcttggagttatcgtggatagttctctgaaaatgtccacagtgtgcagcggcagtcaaaaaaccaaataggatgttaggaattattaaaaaggggacagaaaataagatgaagaatatcttactgcccgtATATAAATCTACAGCACactcacatcctgaatactgtgtacagatgtggtctcctcacctcaaaaaagatattttggcattaaaatagttcagaaaagagcaactaaaatgattaggggtttggaatgggtcccatatgaggagaggctaaagagactgagacttttcagttcagaaagaagggactgagggggatatgatagaggtatataaaatcatgagtggtggggagagggtgaataaagaaaaactatttacttgttcctataataagaactagaggacaccaaatgaaattaatgggtagcaggtttaaaactaataatagaaagttcttcacacatcacacagtcaacttgtggtactccttgccagagaaggctgtgaaggctaggactgtaacgggttaaaaaagagctacataaaatcatggagattaggtccataaaatggTATTAGtgagggggtaaggaatggtgcccctcgcctctgtttgtcaaaggctggagaaggatggcaggagacaaattgcttgatcatcgTCTTCGGTCCACTGCCtcaggggcatctggtactggccactgttggaagacaggatactacgctagatggacctttggtctgacccagtatggccattcttatgttaaagtctgacctgtgtttgaagccttgTCTGCAATCAAAGTTGTTATGAGACGACTCTCTTGTATGTTTTATCTGATGGTTAGTAAGGTAGGAGCAGCGACTATAGCTTTCCCTGCAGTCAGAGCAGGTAAAGGGTAGCTCTCACGTGTGGTTTCTCCTATGTCTAATAAGGTGTGAAcgtctactgaagcttttcccacagtcagagcaattgaaaggtttctcccctgtgtgggtcctcctatgtgtaacaaggtttgacctcttcttgaagcttttcccacagtcagagcaattgaaaggtttctcacctgtgtgggtcctcctatggataacaagctctGAACTTGTACTGAAACTTttctcgcagtcagagcaatggaaaggtttctctcctgtgtgtctCCTCCTGTGTATAACAAGGTTTGACCTCttcttgaagcttttcccacagtcagagcaattgaaaggtttctcacctgtgtgggtcctcctatggataacaagctctGAACTTGTACTGAAACTTttctcgcagtcagagcaattgaaaggtttctctcctgtgtgggttctcctatgtctaacaaggtgtgacttctcattgaagcttttcccgcagtcaaagcaagtgaaaggtttctctcttgtgtgggttctcctatgtctaacaaggtgtgacttctTATTGAAGCTTTTCCTGCAGTCAAAGCAAGTGAAAGGTTTGTCTCCTGAGTGGGTCTTCCTATGGTTAACAAGGTGTGAATTCtgacggaagcttttcccacagtcagagcagttgaagggtttctcccctgtgtgggctctcctatgtgtaacaaggtgtgagctcctcagaaagcttttcccacagtcagagcaattgaaaggtttgtctcctgtgtgggttctcctatgtctaacaaggtgtgacttctcattgaagcttttcccgcagtcaaagcaattgaaaggtttgtctcctgtgtgggtcctcctatgtctTACAAGGTGATcgcttctactgaagcttttcccacagtcagaacagttATGGGGTGTGTCTCTTATATGTAGTATCTGATGGTTTGTAAAGTGCAAgtgctgactgaagcttttcccagagtcggagcacttgaagggcttctctcctgtgtgggctctttgatgttcaagaggagtttcacagtcactacaattgcagggtgactgttgatgggggattttctgttgaatggtttctgtgtttcttttctccccttggctcctgtgactggatttatcctgtccccctcctggatgatttccatgctgcctttctgggctatgctgactctcgcaagtctctccctgctcacgtatctgggaaacatgcccttcaggtcTTTCCAGTAACATCCcacatggagacacttgctcCGATCCCTCCTGCTGCACAAGATCATAGTTCTCggtcagcatcccatcacctgttgggatagagaaataatccagacaggagttattgTCTATGATGAGCTGAAAGAAAACTctaaaagaggaatagaaaaggggacacACGCTCAAATAATGATTGAATTATTATGAGATGAGTTCACCCTCCTTCTTCACAACTCTTCCACAGAAGAGAAAACCCAGCCTTTCCTCATCCACCATGCTCTGGCTCAAGTTGAAGACAGGCTAAAGAATCAGacagacttcatgaaaacacacaactAACACCTGCTATAAGCTGGTTTCTGAGGCAATttaactgattgctcacctgtgtggatgccactgatgatctccccttcctcacagctctggtgatctgggacctgcaactcctcctctctctccacccaggagatcacatgaacTTCAGAGAGTGGAAATCCTGTTTGCAGAGTAATTaatcaagtgctgatcttgttcattaaggtctctgCCATTCCTGCTTCCAGAGTCAGGATCTGAGTCACCCATCCAGAGAGGCTCCTTTCCAAGAgcccaggacacacacacacacctgcagtaaaggcgcatcccctccccccaccttgagaATGGCTCAGCTCTttccccaggggagctgagcactctgctgcactctctagggtacaactcagTCCCCCTCAAAGCCCATTCcatccccctcatccccagtatctcagggcaggacagggacatactgctcagaaggggagttctagggagggctggcaggtctgACACCAAGGCCCCCAGACAGGGCTCAGACTGTAGCGGCCACATGCCAGGTCACTAGGACTTGGAGAGGAAGGACTAGCTCTAGCTCCCCaaggctctgtccacaaagctcctggctggtgggctgggct
This genomic window from Pelodiscus sinensis isolate JC-2024 chromosome 31, ASM4963464v1, whole genome shotgun sequence contains:
- the LOC142821592 gene encoding uncharacterized protein LOC142821592, with amino-acid sequence MRGLTGRPVLLRRGRVFGGSRARAGKGYCACAALPEPGAVVRGRWGRYSLGGGGARAGEAASRREGGAVIRRRALLCWYLTALPPWTCLSTAELRNVTRPLSPSPEAAMAAESPVESVREEAPRPVCLEDFTAPVTLECGHNSCQAPLSPQGRDTEQQGPLRPNRQLANVVELAKPLSFQSSKRARWDGVCGEHQEALTLFCEEDQTPICVVCDRSQAHMVVPKQEAAQEYKEKLEAHLKTLREEREKVLGRKTTAEGKCQEYLKWTQAKRQMIVAEFQQLRQYLEEQERLLLAELEKLDEEIGRLQTDTIRKLSAQISRLSERISELEAKCQKPASEFLQDIRSTLSRCEMGQFQLPEEISPELEEQVRGFSQKTIALSETLREFKDTLPSALERARGKSLGVFRQGCRTPMFVSSSAPGLQSQGQEMAVVEPVSFEEVAVYFSEEEWALLDPGQRALCRDVMQENYEAVNWLRFPLSEVHVISWVEREEELQVPDHQSCEEGEIISGIHTGDGMLTENYDLVQQEGSEQVSPCGMLLERPEGHVSQIREQGETCESQHSPERQHGNHPGGGQDKSSHRSQGEKRNTETIQQKIPHQQSPCNCSDCETPLEHQRAHTGEKPFKCSDSGKSFSQHLHFTNHQILHIRDTPHNCSDCGKSFSRSDHLVRHRRTHTGDKPFNCFDCGKSFNEKSHLVRHRRTHTGDKPFNCSDCGKSFLRSSHLVTHRRAHTGEKPFNCSDCGKSFRQNSHLVNHRKTHSGDKPFTCFDCRKSFNKKSHLVRHRRTHTREKPFTCFDCGKSFNEKSHLVRHRRTHTGEKPFNCSDCEKSFSTSSELVIHRRTHTGEKPFNCSDCGKSFKKRSNLVIHRRRHTGEKPFHCSDCEKSFSTSSELVIHRRTHTGEKPFNCSDCGKSFKKRSNLVTHRRTHTGEKPFNCSDCGKSFSRRSHLIRHRRNHT